From Malaciobacter mytili LMG 24559:
ATACTTTAGAAATAAGTAGAGTAAGTGAACCAGGGCTATATTTAAAAAGCTTAGATAATAGTGAAGTTTTACTTCCAAATGTTTATATAAAACAAGAGATGCAATTAGGTCAAGAAATTGAAGTGTTTATTTACACAGATAGTGAAGATAGACTTGTAGCAACTACAATAATGCCAAAGGCAAAAATAAATGAGATAGCTCTTTTAGAAGTTGTTGATATTGCTAAATTTGGTGCTTTTGTTGATTTGGGCTTACCTAAAGATTTATTAGTTCCTAAGAATAAACAAAAATCACCTTTTCAAATAGGTGAAAAAAGACTTGTTAAAGTTATTGAAGATGAAAAGTCACATAGATTAATTGGAGTTGAAAAGTTTCAAGAAAAGTTTAATAGAGACCTTTCAAATTTCCAAAGAAATGATGAGGTGCAGATTATTGTATACAAAAAAACTCCTTTAGGTTTTAAAGTATATGTAAATAGTAAATTTGAAGGGATGATTTATCATACTGAAATTTTTACAAAAATAAATATTGGTGATAAAAAAACTGCTTATATTAAAACTGTAAGAGATGATGGAAAACTTGATATTTCATTACAAAAAATTGCACAAGATAATTCTAATGATGATACTTTAAAAATAATAGAAGTTTTAAAAATAAACAATAATGAATTAAAGATTACATCAAAAAGTGATCCTGAAAAAATAATTGAACTTTTTGAAATGAGTAAAAAAAGATTTAAAGCAGCTTTAAATAGCTTAATCAACGATAATATAGTTGTTTTAGAAGAAGATAAAATTTTATTAAAAGCTTAAGAGTTTTTTTAAACAAATTTTATATAATTAATTAAATTAAAATTAAGGATAAAAAATGGCAATTACACACTTAAAAGGTAATGTTGTAAATTTAGAAGGAAATGAAGTAAATGTTTCTGATTTAGCTCCTGTTGTAAAAATAGTAGGACAAGATTTAAGTGAAATAGAAGTTGGTGGAGAAAAAGGTTGTGCACAAATCTTAGTGGTAGTTCCGTCATTAGATACTCCTGTTTGTGCAGCAGAAACTAGAAAATTTAATGAAGAAGCTGCAAAATTAGAAAATGCTCAAATTACTGTAGTTTCAATGGATTTACCATTTGCTATGGGAAGATTTTGTACAACAGAAGGTATTGAAAACTTAAAAGTTGGAAGTGATTTTAGAAATAAAGAACTTTCAAAAGCTTATGGTGTTTTAATTGCTGATGGACCTTTAGCAGGTATTTCTTGCAGAGCTATTTTTGTTATAAATGCAAGTGGAGTAGTTACTTATAAAGAAATTTGTAATGAAATTACAGAAGAGCCAAATTATGATGCTGCATTACAAGCAGCAAAAGAAGCAACTAGCACTTCTTGTTGTGGTTCTTGTCACTAATCAATTTTTTTATTTAATAAAGTAGTTATAATTCCTAAAATTTTTTAGGAGTTATAATGAAAAATTGGTATTTAAAATTTTCTTCACAGCCTCATCAACCATTTTTTTCAAGTGGTATGATATTTTTTATTATTTTTTTAACTTTACTTTTGGGCTCATTTTCTTCAGTATTTTCTTTGGATAGTTCCCTTTTAACATATCATGCCTATAGTATGATATTTATTGTTTTTGTACAATTTTTTATGGGTTTTTTATATGTGGTTTTTCCTAGATTTTTAGTGCAAGCTGAGATAAAAAAAGAACTTTATATGAAGCATTTTTTCTTATATTTTTTCTCTAGTTTAGGATTTTTGCTATCTCTACTATTTGCAAATAATTTTATTTTTATTTTTACTTTATTTTTAATTTTAGCGCAAATTTTATCTTTTCGTATTTTATATTTAATATATGAAAATAGTAAAGTTGCAAATAAATATGATACTAAATGGATTTTAATTTCATTTTTATTTGGTCTTATTTCTCATATTATTTACTATTTTTCTCTTTTTGGTTTTTCAAATAGTTATTTTTTAGAAAAAATTGCAATTAATGGTGGTTTTTATCTATTTTTATTTGGTCTTATTTTTTCAATATCTCAAAGAATGATACCTTTTTTTACACAAGTTAAAGTACAAACATATAAAATAAATAAAAGTGCAAAAATAATGGAGATATTTTTTATCTTAATGATATTAAAAGTAGTGTTTTTAACTTTAAACTTAACTATATTTTCTTTAATAATTAATATAGCTTTTTTTATTTTTATTATATTTGAACTTTATAAATGGAAACTGCCTTTATTTAATGTAAGTGCTATTATGTGGGTATTATATATTAGTTTATATTGGATACCTATTGGCTTTTTTATCTCAATTTTACAAAATAGTTTTGAATTACTTAATATAAATTTTGTTTTTGAAAAAGCTTCTTTGCATACTTTTGCTTTAGGGTATTTTTCAACTATTTTATTGGGATTTGGAACAAGGGTTGTTTTAGGGCATAGTGGTCAAACTCCCCATGCAAATAAATTTACAACTATTATTTTTATAGTAGTTCAAATAATAGTACTTTTAAGAATATTTACTTCTTTTTCTTTAAATTTACATTTTAATTATATCTTTTGGGTAAATTTAACTACAGCTATTTTATTGATTTCTTTAGTTATTTGGTCTTTAAAATATATAAAAATACTATTAAAAGGCAAATAATAACTACACATATCCTTAACAAAGATGTTATAAACTTTTAATATAACAACTAAAAGGATATGTTATGAATTTTATTAAAAGAAAAACTTGGCAAATATCTGAAAATGAAGTAACTTCAAAAGAGTTATTTGATAATAGAAGAACTTTTTTAAAACTAGGAGCTGCAAGTTTAGTAGCAAGTGGTTCGATTATTGAAGCACTTGCAAAAGATCAACTTCCTGTACAAAATTTAAAATTTATAAAAGATAATAATCCAAATAATTTAGT
This genomic window contains:
- a CDS encoding CvfB family protein, whose protein sequence is MNEKIKLGEINTLEISRVSEPGLYLKSLDNSEVLLPNVYIKQEMQLGQEIEVFIYTDSEDRLVATTIMPKAKINEIALLEVVDIAKFGAFVDLGLPKDLLVPKNKQKSPFQIGEKRLVKVIEDEKSHRLIGVEKFQEKFNRDLSNFQRNDEVQIIVYKKTPLGFKVYVNSKFEGMIYHTEIFTKINIGDKKTAYIKTVRDDGKLDISLQKIAQDNSNDDTLKIIEVLKINNNELKITSKSDPEKIIELFEMSKKRFKAALNSLINDNIVVLEEDKILLKA
- the prx-suh gene encoding thiol peroxidase Prx-SUH, producing the protein MAITHLKGNVVNLEGNEVNVSDLAPVVKIVGQDLSEIEVGGEKGCAQILVVVPSLDTPVCAAETRKFNEEAAKLENAQITVVSMDLPFAMGRFCTTEGIENLKVGSDFRNKELSKAYGVLIADGPLAGISCRAIFVINASGVVTYKEICNEITEEPNYDAALQAAKEATSTSCCGSCH
- a CDS encoding NnrS family protein; this encodes MKNWYLKFSSQPHQPFFSSGMIFFIIFLTLLLGSFSSVFSLDSSLLTYHAYSMIFIVFVQFFMGFLYVVFPRFLVQAEIKKELYMKHFFLYFFSSLGFLLSLLFANNFIFIFTLFLILAQILSFRILYLIYENSKVANKYDTKWILISFLFGLISHIIYYFSLFGFSNSYFLEKIAINGGFYLFLFGLIFSISQRMIPFFTQVKVQTYKINKSAKIMEIFFILMILKVVFLTLNLTIFSLIINIAFFIFIIFELYKWKLPLFNVSAIMWVLYISLYWIPIGFFISILQNSFELLNINFVFEKASLHTFALGYFSTILLGFGTRVVLGHSGQTPHANKFTTIIFIVVQIIVLLRIFTSFSLNLHFNYIFWVNLTTAILLISLVIWSLKYIKILLKGK